One Takifugu rubripes chromosome 2, fTakRub1.2, whole genome shotgun sequence genomic region harbors:
- the shprh gene encoding E3 ubiquitin-protein ligase SHPRH isoform X2: MMRRNVTLTWRGKILRSFMITPYQSQAVNWMLRREKSRNISPKEQTLHFLWRELITLCGKKLFYNPFTGCLIREFPLVGAEWPGGILADEMGLGKTVEVLSLILCHTRQDLELEVLTLPVGKSVNYFVPPPPLESKKVSCKVEVPKVPKMKTSYPTVRLMLLAAIKEMRTGKGTSVNAIFSYIRSTYGYDLFKNRTHIRKTLAKLISEGLVEQVKGRGLAGSFRLGKNYKETKKMLAEASKFNYKSTESPPRKMFQRRAKEKAETAMQNSFTENESDLYSHVSADQTPTEGEPKEECDPSKHEKADEFADILDMSASKKAADIPDIINTDDAPKEAPQMDLHKDSETPTRASVVPFNTQDYRFECICGELGIVDYKARVQCMNCQLWQHASCVNYKEESLETTPFYCPHCLVAMKPVSTGATLIISPSSICHQWVEEINRHIRSSSLRVLVYQGVKKHGFIQPHMLAEQDVVITTYDVLRSELNYVDIPHSNSKDGRRFRNQKRYMAVPSPLVAVEWWRICLDEAQMVECPTAKAAEMALRLASVNRWCVSGTPVQRGLEDVYGLVLFLGVDPYWVKHWWDQLLYRPYRRGNTEPLYNVIAQLLWRSAKKDVIDQIQIPPQTEEVHWLTFSPVEGHFYHRQHEVCSQDALVKLRKISDWSLKLGSLDRRTVNTILCPLLRLRQACCHPQAVRGEFLPLQKSTMTMEELLKSLQKKCRVECEEAHRQLVCALNGLAGIHIIRNEFLEAAELYREVLRSSEEHKGQLKTDSLQRLHATHNLMELLSAKHPGIPPTLRDDRLSEEEKQLQQHYMTKYDSEVADAHQNLQPVLQNIKELKCKVKLNAPWWLDVIQKAIRCSNDDDLVSRVKNELTCSYKQQAQKLSMADKFRDACGLQFLLTSQMQDLIKSQKSVRDAVKSLEGPASKAVIDEATICHLRPMRLPLNNCVFCKADELFTDYESKLFSHTVKGQTAIFEEMIEDEEGLVDDRLPTTSRGLWAASEMERTLKAILSFAKTKRMEAELVEEGNTFMELFENWKKEYKVLHEYWMVLRNHVSAIDELGMATERLRVRLPDEPKPKLPHIIEPHEVEQNRVKLLNDQAVAKSQLQKKLGQFLYLTNLEKSQDKSTGGLNPEPCPICARPLGQEWAVLTCGHCFCNECIAIIVEQYSVGSRRRAIKCAICRQTTSHAEISYVFTAQSSNQDQEIPVKGSHSTKVEAVVRTLKKIQVTDPGAKCLVFSTWLSVLDIIAKALFDNNMEFSQINGIHKFQENLSSFKYDEKINILLLPLHTGSNGLNIIEATHVLLVEPILNPAHELQAIGRVHRIGQTKPTFVHRFLIRSTIEERMQAMLKTAEKSHTSTSTTMKHSEAAVLTVADLADLFTDDPEHLE; encoded by the exons ATGATGAGGAGGAATGTGACACTGACCTGGAGAGGCAAAATATTGAGGAGCTTTATGATTAC ACCCTATCAGAGCCAGGCTGTCAACTGGATGCTGAGAAGAGAGAAATCCCGTAACATCTCACCAAAAG AACAAACTCTTCATTTCCTGTGGCGGGAGTTGATCACTTTATGTGGCAAAAAGTTGTTCTACAACCCTTTTACTGGCTG CTTAATTCGAGAGTTTCCTCTGGTGGGTGCAGAGTGGCCCGGTGGGATCTTGGCTGACGAGATGGGGCTAGGAAAGACGGTGGAAGTCCTTTCTCTTATCCTGTGTCACACTCGACAggacctggagctggaggtCCTCACGCTGCCTGTG GGGAAATCTGTAAATTACTTcgtacctcctcctccccttgaAAGTAAGAAAGTGAGCTGTAAGGTGGAAGTGCCTAAAGTCcctaaaatgaaaacatcataCCCGA CTGTACGACTCATGCTCCTTGCTGCAATAAAGGAGATGAGGACTGGAAAAGGAACCTCAGTCAATGCCATCTTCAGCTACATCCGATCCACATACGGCTATGACCTCTTTAAAAACCGCACCCACATCAGGAAGACCCTGGCCAAGCTGATCAGTGAAGGCCTGGTGGAACAGGTGAAAGGGCGAGGCCTGGCTGGGTCCTTTAGGCTGGGAAAGAActacaaagaaacaaagaagatgTTGGCAGAAGCGTCCAAGTTT AACTACAAAAGCACAGAGAGCCCGCCAAGGAAAATGTTTCAGAGACGAGCTAAAGAGAAGGCGGAAACAGCCATGCAGAACTCTTTTACTGAAAATGAAAGTGATCTATACTCTCACGTGTCAGCTGATCAGACACCAACAGAGGGGGAACCAAAGGAGGAATGTGATCCAAGCAAACATGAGAAAGCCGATGAGTTTGCAGACATATTGGACATGTCTGCATCTAAGAAGGCAGCAGATATCCCGGACATAATCAACACGGATGATGCACCAAAAGAAGCCCCTCAGATGGATTTGCACAAGGACTCAGAAACCCCAACAAGAGCGTCTGTTGTCCCGTTCAACACTCAGGACTATCGCTTTGAGTGCATCTGCGGTGAACTGGGCATTGTTGACTACAAAGCTCGTGTCCAGTGTATGAACTGTCAGTTATGGCAACATGCCAGCTGTGTGAACTACAAAGAAGAAAGCCTTGAAACCACACCCTTTTACTGCCCTCACTGCCTCGTCGCCATGAAACCCGTCTCCACAGGCGCTACCCTCATCATCTCCCCGAGCTCCATCTGCCACCAGTGGGTGGAAGAGATCAACCGACACATCAGGTCATCGTCACTACGAGTGTTG GTTTATCAGGGCGTCAAGAAGCATGGATTCATCCAGCCACATATGCTCGCCGAGCAGGATGTGGTCATCACTACTTACGATGTGCTGCGGTCGGAACTCAACTATGTGGATATTCCTCACAGTAACAGCAAGGATGGGCGCCGATTCCGCAACCAGAAGCGCTACATGGCTGTACCcagccccctggtggccgtgGAGTGGTGGCGCATCTGTCTGGACGAGGCTCAGATGGTTGAATGTCCCACTGCGAAG gctgcagagatgGCCCTTCGTCTTGCTTCTGTCAATCGCTGGTGTGTAAGTGGCACCCCTGTCCAGAGAGGACTAGAAG ATGTGTATGGCCTGGTTCTTTTCCTGGGAGTTGACCCGTATTGGGTCAAACACTGGTGGGACCAGCTGCTCTATCGCCCGTATCGGCGTGGAAACACAGAGCCACTGTACAATGTCATCGCTCAGCTGTTGTGGCGATCAGCTAAGAAGGATGTCATTGATCAG ATTCAGATTCCGCCACAGACGGAGGAGGTACACTGGCTGACATTCTCCCCAGTTGAGGGCCACTTCTACCACCGCCAGCATGAGGTCTGCTCCCAGGACGCTCTGGTCAAACTCAGGAAAATCTCTGACTGGAGCCTGAAGCTCGGCAGTCTGGACCGTCGCACCGTCAACACCATACTGTGCCCACTGCTTAGGCTGCGTCAGGCCTGCTGCCATCCGCAGGCTGTGAGGGGGGAGTTCCTGCCCCTTCAGAAAAG CACCATGACGATGGAGGAGCTCCTCAAGTCCCTGCAGAAGAAATGTCGAGTGGAGTGTGAAGAAGCTCACAGACAATTAGTGTGTGCACTCAACGGCCTGGCTGGAATCCACATCATCAGAA ATGAGTTTCTAGAGGCAGCAGAGTTGTATAGAGAAGTACTTCGCTCATCAGAGGAGCATAAAGGCCAATTGAAAACGGATTCCTTACAG AGGCTTCACGCTACTCATAATTTGATGGAACTGCTGAGTGCAAAACACCCCGGCATCCCGCCAACGCTCAGAGATGACCGACTAAGTGAGGAG gagaagcagctgcagcagcactatATGACCAAATATGACTCGGAGGTAGCAGATGCCCACCAGAACTTGCAGCCTGTTCTGCAGAACATCAAAGAGCTGAAATGCAAA GTAAAGCTGAATGCTCCCTGGTGGCTGGATGTCATCCAAAAGGCCATCCGGTGTTCAAACGATGACGATCTTGTGTCGCGTGTGAAGAACGAGTTGACGTGCAGCTACAAACAACAGGCGCAGAAACTCTCCATGGCAGACAA GTTTCGGGACGCGTGCGGTCTGCAGTTTCTTCTAACGTCACAGATGCAAGATCTGATCAAATCACAGAAGAGTGTCCGAGATGCAGTCAAGAGCCTTGAGGGTCCAGCCTCGAAGGCGGTGATTGACGAGGCCACCATTTGCCACCTCAGGCCCATGAGGCTGCCTTTGAATAA TTGTGTGTTCTGCAAAGCTGATGAACTCTTTACGGATTATGAGTCCAAGTTGTTCTCCCACAC AGTGAAGGGTCAGACGGCCATTTTTGAAGAAATGATTGAAGACGAGGAGGGGCTGGTGGACGACCGACTTCCCACCACCAGCCGAGGGCTCTGGGCAGCCAGCGAGATGGAGCGTACTCTGAAAGCCATCCTGTCGTTTGCAAAAACTAAACGCATGGAAgcggagctggtggaggagggcaACACCTTCATGGAGTTGTTTgagaactggaagaaagaataCAAG GTGCTGCATGAATACTGGATGGTGCTAAGAAATCACGTGTCGGCCATTGACGAGTTGGGTATGGCTACTGAGAGGCTGCGCGTGCGCCTGCCCGACGAACCTAAACCAAAACTTCCCCACATTATTGAACCTCACGAG GTGGAGCAGAACAGAGTTAAGCTCCTGAACGATCAGGCCGTCGCCAAGTCCCAACTCCAAAAGAAACTGGGTCAGTTTCTCTATCTCACCAATCTGGAGAAG TCCCAGGACAAGTCTACCGGAGGTCTGAACCCAGAGCCGTGTCCCATCTGTGCCCGGCCCCTGGGGCAGGAG TGGGCTGTGCTGACCTGTGGCCACTGCTTCTGCAATGAGTGCATTGCCATCATTGTGGAGCAGTACAGCGTGGGCTCGAGGCGACGGGCCATCAAGTGTGCCATTTGTAGGCAGACCACATCACACGCGGAGATCTCCTACGTGTTCACCGCCCAGTCGTCCAATCAGGACCAGGAAATACCTGTCAAG GGAAGCCATTCCACCAAAGTGGAGGCAGTAGTGAGAACACTAAAGAAGATTCAAGTGACTGACCCTGGGGCCAAGTGTCTCGTCTTCTCCACG TGGCTGAGCGTCCTGGACATCATCGCTAAGGCCTTGTTTGACAATAACATGGAGTTCTCTCAAATCAATGGCATTCACAAATTTCAG GAAAATCTGAGCTCTTTCAAATATGATGAAAAGATCAacatcctgctgcttcctctccacACGGGCTCCAATGGTCTGAACATCATTGAAGCCACCCACGTTCTGCTGGTGGAGCCCATTCTAAACCCTGCTCACGAGCTCCAGGCCATCGGCAGAGTCCACCGGATTGGCCAAACCAA GCCAACATTTGTGCACAGGTTTTTAATCAGATCCACCATCGAGGAGAGAATGCAGGCCATGCTGAAGACCGCAGAGAAAAG TCACACGAGCACGAGCACAACCATGAAGCACTCGGAGGCCGCCGTGCTCACCGTGGCCGACTTGGCTGATCTTTTCACCGATGACCCAGAACATCTGGAGTGA
- the shprh gene encoding E3 ubiquitin-protein ligase SHPRH isoform X1, with product MSTRRKRAPPVRVDEEQKKKLNWNMLDDRKSEAIQEDDQIPTCSIISLSPSHSSFLFATKAACDTSVQFPEELPCASSDGAPAPASLDLTVAPALKLGHVWKALIGEFSIHPAWIPSDCEQRAFVLHRMGAQLYLSYCSCEDLGLEGKTDEDSCTVECSFSIVPLEDLDWMQKRRVVQLCHQAKDGAVRVGIYVLEPGLGKPDFLSEGSVRLKKANQLMQKLMEYFYDFIIPEVVENDEEECDTDLERQNIEELYDYVRHVHQRDTQEMTYDVQHKALIPILRPYQSQAVNWMLRREKSRNISPKEQTLHFLWRELITLCGKKLFYNPFTGCLIREFPLVGAEWPGGILADEMGLGKTVEVLSLILCHTRQDLELEVLTLPVGKSVNYFVPPPPLESKKVSCKVEVPKVPKMKTSYPTVRLMLLAAIKEMRTGKGTSVNAIFSYIRSTYGYDLFKNRTHIRKTLAKLISEGLVEQVKGRGLAGSFRLGKNYKETKKMLAEASKFNYKSTESPPRKMFQRRAKEKAETAMQNSFTENESDLYSHVSADQTPTEGEPKEECDPSKHEKADEFADILDMSASKKAADIPDIINTDDAPKEAPQMDLHKDSETPTRASVVPFNTQDYRFECICGELGIVDYKARVQCMNCQLWQHASCVNYKEESLETTPFYCPHCLVAMKPVSTGATLIISPSSICHQWVEEINRHIRSSSLRVLVYQGVKKHGFIQPHMLAEQDVVITTYDVLRSELNYVDIPHSNSKDGRRFRNQKRYMAVPSPLVAVEWWRICLDEAQMVECPTAKAAEMALRLASVNRWCVSGTPVQRGLEDVYGLVLFLGVDPYWVKHWWDQLLYRPYRRGNTEPLYNVIAQLLWRSAKKDVIDQIQIPPQTEEVHWLTFSPVEGHFYHRQHEVCSQDALVKLRKISDWSLKLGSLDRRTVNTILCPLLRLRQACCHPQAVRGEFLPLQKSTMTMEELLKSLQKKCRVECEEAHRQLVCALNGLAGIHIIRNEFLEAAELYREVLRSSEEHKGQLKTDSLQRLHATHNLMELLSAKHPGIPPTLRDDRLSEEEKQLQQHYMTKYDSEVADAHQNLQPVLQNIKELKCKVKLNAPWWLDVIQKAIRCSNDDDLVSRVKNELTCSYKQQAQKLSMADKFRDACGLQFLLTSQMQDLIKSQKSVRDAVKSLEGPASKAVIDEATICHLRPMRLPLNNCVFCKADELFTDYESKLFSHTVKGQTAIFEEMIEDEEGLVDDRLPTTSRGLWAASEMERTLKAILSFAKTKRMEAELVEEGNTFMELFENWKKEYKVLHEYWMVLRNHVSAIDELGMATERLRVRLPDEPKPKLPHIIEPHEVEQNRVKLLNDQAVAKSQLQKKLGQFLYLTNLEKSQDKSTGGLNPEPCPICARPLGQEWAVLTCGHCFCNECIAIIVEQYSVGSRRRAIKCAICRQTTSHAEISYVFTAQSSNQDQEIPVKGSHSTKVEAVVRTLKKIQVTDPGAKCLVFSTWLSVLDIIAKALFDNNMEFSQINGIHKFQENLSSFKYDEKINILLLPLHTGSNGLNIIEATHVLLVEPILNPAHELQAIGRVHRIGQTKPTFVHRFLIRSTIEERMQAMLKTAEKSHTSTSTTMKHSEAAVLTVADLADLFTDDPEHLE from the exons ATGAGTACCCGGAGAAAGAGGGCACCCCCTGTGAGGGTGGAtgaagaacagaagaagaagttgAACTGGAACATGCTGGACGACCGAAAGTCTGAAGCGATCCAGGAAGATGACCAGATCCCCACCTGCTCAATTATTTCTCTTAGTCCTTCTCACAGCTCCTTTCTCTTTGCCACCAAGGCTGCCTGCGACACTTCTGTTCAGTTTCCTGAAGAACTCCCTTGTGCATCATCAGATGGTGCACCTGCCCCAGCCTCCCTGGACCTTACTGTGGCACCTGCTTTGAAGCTGGGCCACGTCTGGAAAGCACTCATTGGGGAGTTCAGCATCCATCCAGCCTGGATCCCGTCTGACTGTGAACAGAGGGCTTTTGTCCTCCACAGAATGGGAGCACAGCTGTACCTTAGTTACTGCAGCTGTGAGGATTTAGGGCTGGAGGGGAAGACCGATGAAGACTCTTGCACAGTGGAGTGTAGCTTCAGTATTGTCCCACTGGAGGACCTTGACTGGATGCAGAAAAGGAGGGTGGTGCAACTCTGTCACCAGGCAAAAGATGGGGCTGTCAGG GTGGGGATTTATGTGCTGGAACCTGGGCTTGGCAAGCCTGATTTCCTCAGCGAGGGAAGTGTCCGACTAAAGAAAGCAAATCAGTTAATGCAGAAGTTAATGGAGTATTTCTATGACTTCATTATCCCTG AAGTTGTAGAGAATGATGAGGAGGAATGTGACACTGACCTGGAGAGGCAAAATATTGAGGAGCTTTATGATTACGTGAGACATGTCCACCAGAGAGACACCCAAGAAATGACGTATGATGTCCAGCACAAAGCTCTCATTCCCATTCTCAGACCCTATCAGAGCCAGGCTGTCAACTGGATGCTGAGAAGAGAGAAATCCCGTAACATCTCACCAAAAG AACAAACTCTTCATTTCCTGTGGCGGGAGTTGATCACTTTATGTGGCAAAAAGTTGTTCTACAACCCTTTTACTGGCTG CTTAATTCGAGAGTTTCCTCTGGTGGGTGCAGAGTGGCCCGGTGGGATCTTGGCTGACGAGATGGGGCTAGGAAAGACGGTGGAAGTCCTTTCTCTTATCCTGTGTCACACTCGACAggacctggagctggaggtCCTCACGCTGCCTGTG GGGAAATCTGTAAATTACTTcgtacctcctcctccccttgaAAGTAAGAAAGTGAGCTGTAAGGTGGAAGTGCCTAAAGTCcctaaaatgaaaacatcataCCCGA CTGTACGACTCATGCTCCTTGCTGCAATAAAGGAGATGAGGACTGGAAAAGGAACCTCAGTCAATGCCATCTTCAGCTACATCCGATCCACATACGGCTATGACCTCTTTAAAAACCGCACCCACATCAGGAAGACCCTGGCCAAGCTGATCAGTGAAGGCCTGGTGGAACAGGTGAAAGGGCGAGGCCTGGCTGGGTCCTTTAGGCTGGGAAAGAActacaaagaaacaaagaagatgTTGGCAGAAGCGTCCAAGTTT AACTACAAAAGCACAGAGAGCCCGCCAAGGAAAATGTTTCAGAGACGAGCTAAAGAGAAGGCGGAAACAGCCATGCAGAACTCTTTTACTGAAAATGAAAGTGATCTATACTCTCACGTGTCAGCTGATCAGACACCAACAGAGGGGGAACCAAAGGAGGAATGTGATCCAAGCAAACATGAGAAAGCCGATGAGTTTGCAGACATATTGGACATGTCTGCATCTAAGAAGGCAGCAGATATCCCGGACATAATCAACACGGATGATGCACCAAAAGAAGCCCCTCAGATGGATTTGCACAAGGACTCAGAAACCCCAACAAGAGCGTCTGTTGTCCCGTTCAACACTCAGGACTATCGCTTTGAGTGCATCTGCGGTGAACTGGGCATTGTTGACTACAAAGCTCGTGTCCAGTGTATGAACTGTCAGTTATGGCAACATGCCAGCTGTGTGAACTACAAAGAAGAAAGCCTTGAAACCACACCCTTTTACTGCCCTCACTGCCTCGTCGCCATGAAACCCGTCTCCACAGGCGCTACCCTCATCATCTCCCCGAGCTCCATCTGCCACCAGTGGGTGGAAGAGATCAACCGACACATCAGGTCATCGTCACTACGAGTGTTG GTTTATCAGGGCGTCAAGAAGCATGGATTCATCCAGCCACATATGCTCGCCGAGCAGGATGTGGTCATCACTACTTACGATGTGCTGCGGTCGGAACTCAACTATGTGGATATTCCTCACAGTAACAGCAAGGATGGGCGCCGATTCCGCAACCAGAAGCGCTACATGGCTGTACCcagccccctggtggccgtgGAGTGGTGGCGCATCTGTCTGGACGAGGCTCAGATGGTTGAATGTCCCACTGCGAAG gctgcagagatgGCCCTTCGTCTTGCTTCTGTCAATCGCTGGTGTGTAAGTGGCACCCCTGTCCAGAGAGGACTAGAAG ATGTGTATGGCCTGGTTCTTTTCCTGGGAGTTGACCCGTATTGGGTCAAACACTGGTGGGACCAGCTGCTCTATCGCCCGTATCGGCGTGGAAACACAGAGCCACTGTACAATGTCATCGCTCAGCTGTTGTGGCGATCAGCTAAGAAGGATGTCATTGATCAG ATTCAGATTCCGCCACAGACGGAGGAGGTACACTGGCTGACATTCTCCCCAGTTGAGGGCCACTTCTACCACCGCCAGCATGAGGTCTGCTCCCAGGACGCTCTGGTCAAACTCAGGAAAATCTCTGACTGGAGCCTGAAGCTCGGCAGTCTGGACCGTCGCACCGTCAACACCATACTGTGCCCACTGCTTAGGCTGCGTCAGGCCTGCTGCCATCCGCAGGCTGTGAGGGGGGAGTTCCTGCCCCTTCAGAAAAG CACCATGACGATGGAGGAGCTCCTCAAGTCCCTGCAGAAGAAATGTCGAGTGGAGTGTGAAGAAGCTCACAGACAATTAGTGTGTGCACTCAACGGCCTGGCTGGAATCCACATCATCAGAA ATGAGTTTCTAGAGGCAGCAGAGTTGTATAGAGAAGTACTTCGCTCATCAGAGGAGCATAAAGGCCAATTGAAAACGGATTCCTTACAG AGGCTTCACGCTACTCATAATTTGATGGAACTGCTGAGTGCAAAACACCCCGGCATCCCGCCAACGCTCAGAGATGACCGACTAAGTGAGGAG gagaagcagctgcagcagcactatATGACCAAATATGACTCGGAGGTAGCAGATGCCCACCAGAACTTGCAGCCTGTTCTGCAGAACATCAAAGAGCTGAAATGCAAA GTAAAGCTGAATGCTCCCTGGTGGCTGGATGTCATCCAAAAGGCCATCCGGTGTTCAAACGATGACGATCTTGTGTCGCGTGTGAAGAACGAGTTGACGTGCAGCTACAAACAACAGGCGCAGAAACTCTCCATGGCAGACAA GTTTCGGGACGCGTGCGGTCTGCAGTTTCTTCTAACGTCACAGATGCAAGATCTGATCAAATCACAGAAGAGTGTCCGAGATGCAGTCAAGAGCCTTGAGGGTCCAGCCTCGAAGGCGGTGATTGACGAGGCCACCATTTGCCACCTCAGGCCCATGAGGCTGCCTTTGAATAA TTGTGTGTTCTGCAAAGCTGATGAACTCTTTACGGATTATGAGTCCAAGTTGTTCTCCCACAC AGTGAAGGGTCAGACGGCCATTTTTGAAGAAATGATTGAAGACGAGGAGGGGCTGGTGGACGACCGACTTCCCACCACCAGCCGAGGGCTCTGGGCAGCCAGCGAGATGGAGCGTACTCTGAAAGCCATCCTGTCGTTTGCAAAAACTAAACGCATGGAAgcggagctggtggaggagggcaACACCTTCATGGAGTTGTTTgagaactggaagaaagaataCAAG GTGCTGCATGAATACTGGATGGTGCTAAGAAATCACGTGTCGGCCATTGACGAGTTGGGTATGGCTACTGAGAGGCTGCGCGTGCGCCTGCCCGACGAACCTAAACCAAAACTTCCCCACATTATTGAACCTCACGAG GTGGAGCAGAACAGAGTTAAGCTCCTGAACGATCAGGCCGTCGCCAAGTCCCAACTCCAAAAGAAACTGGGTCAGTTTCTCTATCTCACCAATCTGGAGAAG TCCCAGGACAAGTCTACCGGAGGTCTGAACCCAGAGCCGTGTCCCATCTGTGCCCGGCCCCTGGGGCAGGAG TGGGCTGTGCTGACCTGTGGCCACTGCTTCTGCAATGAGTGCATTGCCATCATTGTGGAGCAGTACAGCGTGGGCTCGAGGCGACGGGCCATCAAGTGTGCCATTTGTAGGCAGACCACATCACACGCGGAGATCTCCTACGTGTTCACCGCCCAGTCGTCCAATCAGGACCAGGAAATACCTGTCAAG GGAAGCCATTCCACCAAAGTGGAGGCAGTAGTGAGAACACTAAAGAAGATTCAAGTGACTGACCCTGGGGCCAAGTGTCTCGTCTTCTCCACG TGGCTGAGCGTCCTGGACATCATCGCTAAGGCCTTGTTTGACAATAACATGGAGTTCTCTCAAATCAATGGCATTCACAAATTTCAG GAAAATCTGAGCTCTTTCAAATATGATGAAAAGATCAacatcctgctgcttcctctccacACGGGCTCCAATGGTCTGAACATCATTGAAGCCACCCACGTTCTGCTGGTGGAGCCCATTCTAAACCCTGCTCACGAGCTCCAGGCCATCGGCAGAGTCCACCGGATTGGCCAAACCAA GCCAACATTTGTGCACAGGTTTTTAATCAGATCCACCATCGAGGAGAGAATGCAGGCCATGCTGAAGACCGCAGAGAAAAG TCACACGAGCACGAGCACAACCATGAAGCACTCGGAGGCCGCCGTGCTCACCGTGGCCGACTTGGCTGATCTTTTCACCGATGACCCAGAACATCTGGAGTGA